In one Oreochromis aureus strain Israel breed Guangdong linkage group 2, ZZ_aureus, whole genome shotgun sequence genomic region, the following are encoded:
- the LOC116336086 gene encoding protocadherin beta-16-like, with product MMVNAIFGIHTLVVALLFFCLHFVSGDISYSFAEEMRHGSVIGNIAKDLGIDANTLSARKARIDTEGSDKRLCEINLRNGDLIVAERIDREGLCGDKASCVLKQELMLENPLELQRISLHVQDINDNSPQFNKDLIHIDISESASKSARFPIEEAHDADIGKNSVQSYNLQTNENFVLGVGTNSVELLLNKELDRETLKEINLLLTALDGGSPQRSGTVVIHITVLDANDNVPVFSQAVYKASLSENSPMGTVVLTVNAVDADEGLNGEVTYDFGHVAEDVKSIFAINYKTGDIKLSATVDYETVRSFELRITAKDGLGLTSYAKVIIDVTDVNDNPPVIYLKSQSNPIPENVQPGTEVGIINVQDRDSENNRQVRCSIQQGVPFKLVPSIKNYYSLVTTGQLDRELVPDYNITITATDEGSPPLSSSKSVQLSVADINDNPPVFEEQSYSAYVSENNKPGSTLCSVSARDPDWRQNGTVVYSLLAGEVNGAPVSSYLSVNGDTGVIHAVRSFDYEQFRSFKVHVMARDNGSPPLSSNVTVSVFISDVNDNSPQILYPSPGGNSFMTELVPKAAHGGSLVSKVIAVDADSGQNAWLSYHIVKSTDPGLFTIGVHSGEIRTQRDISESDSMKQNLVVAVKDNGQPSLSATCSMYLLISDNLAEAPELKDISHNESNSKLTSYLIIALVSVSTFFLTFIIIILGLRFCRRRKPRLLFDGAVAIPSGYLPPNYADVDGTGTLRSTYNYDTYLTTGSRTSDFKFVTSYNDNTLPADQTLTKSPSDFADVFGDGDRSPKVGIYLMPYFQ from the coding sequence ATGATGGTTAACGCAATATTTGGAATACACACCCTTGTCGTTGCTTTACTCttcttttgtttgcattttgtcAGCGGCGATATAAGCTACTCTTTTGCAGAGGAAATGCGACACGGATCTGTGATCGGAAATATCGCCAAAGACCTCGGCATCGACGCAAATACACTGTCTGCCCGAAAGGCTCGCATTGATACAGAAGGAAGCGACAAACGACTTTGTGAAATAAACCTCCGTAACGGAGATCTGATTGTTGCCGAAAGGATTGACAGAGAGGGCCTGTGTGGAGACAAAGCATCCTGCGTTTTAAAACAAGAACTCATGCTGGAAAATCCATTAGAATTGCAGCGAATCAGCCTACATGTCCAGGATATTAATGACAACTCCCCACAGTTTAATAAGGATTTGATCCACATAGATATTAGTGAATCTGCGTCAAAAAGTGCTCGTTTTCCAATAGAAGAAGCGCACGATGCCGACATAGGTAAAAATTCAGTTCAATCATACAACCTACAGACGAATGAAAATTTTGTCCTTGGAGTTGGAACCAATTCTGTGGAACTTCTCCTTAACAAAGAGCTCGATCGTGAAACATTAAAAGAAATCAATCTACTTCTGACGGCTTTAGATGGTGGTTCCCCTCAAAGATCAGGTACCGTGGTCATTCACATTACTGTGCTGGACGCTAATGATAACGTGCCAGTGTTTAGCCAGGCCGTTTATAAAGCCAGTCTGTCAGAAAACTCTCCCATGGGTACTGTTGTGCTGACAGTAAATGCAGTTGATGCAGATGAGGGACTAAATGGAGAAGTTACATATGATTTTGGACACGTTGCAGAAGACGTAAAGTCAATATTTGCCATAAACTATAAAACAGGAGATATAAAATTGTCCGCCACAGTTGATTATGAAACAGTGAGATCGTTTGAGCTTCGCATAACTGCGAAAGATGGTTTAGGATTAACATCCTATGCTAAAGTCATAATAGATGTTACTGATGTGAATGACAACCCACCTGTAATATATCTAAAGTCACAGTCGAACCCCATACCCGAAAACGTGCAACCTGGTACAGAGGTGGGCATCATTAACGTGCAGGACAGAGACTCTGAGAATAACAGACAGGTCCGCTGCTCCATCCAGCAGGGTGTCCCCTTTAAGTTGGTTCCTTCTATTAAAAACTATTATTCTCTGGTGACCACGGGACAACTGGACCGTGAACTAGTGCCTGATTACAACATTACAATCACTGCCACTGACGAGGGCTCTCCACCTCTGTCCTCTTCTAAAAGTGTTCAGTTATCTGTAGCTGACATCAACGACAACCCACCAGTGTTTGAGGAACAGTCGTACAGCGCATATGTGAGTGAGAATAACAAACCTGGCTCCACTTTATGTTCCGTTAGTGCTCGAGACCCCGACTGGAGACAGAACGGTACAGTGGTTTATTCTCTGTTAGCTGGTGAGGTGAACGGTGCCCCGGTGTCCTCCTATCTGTCTGTGAACGGAGACACGGGTGTGATCCACGCTGTGAGGTCGTTTGATTATGAACAGTTCAGGAGCTTCAAAGTCCACGTGATGGCCAGAGACAACGGTTCTCCTCCTCTCAGCAGCAACGTGACCGTGAGTGTGTTCATCTCAGATGTGAATGACAACTCTCCTCAGATCCTGTACCCATCCCCGGGGGGCAACTCCTTCATGACCGAGCTGGTCCCCAAAGCTGCACACGGAGGCTCTCTGGTGTCCAAAGTGATTGCAGTGGACGCGGACTCCGGACAGAATGCCTGGCTGTCCTATCATATAGTCAAATCTACTGATCCGGGACTTTTTACTATTGGTGTCCACAGTGGAGAGATCAGGACACAGCGGGACATTTCTGAATCTGACAGCATGAAACAGAACCTTGTAGTGGCAGTGAAAGATAACGGACAGCCCTCTCTGTCTGCCACCTGTTCCATGTATTTACTTATTTCTGATAACTTGGCTGAGGCGCCAGAACTGAAGGATATCTCTCACAATGAGAGCAATTCCAAACTGACTTCTTATCTGATCATCGCTCTGGTGTCTGTGTCCACGTTTTTCCTgactttcatcatcatcatcctgggATTGAGGTTTTGTCGCAGGAGAAAGCCCAGACTGTTGTTTGACGGAGCAGTTGCCATCCCCAGCGGTTATCTCCCTCCTAATTACGCAGATGTTGATGGCACAGGAACTTTACGCAGCACTTACAATTATGACACGTACCTAACCACAGGTTCAAGAACCAGTGACTTTAAGTTTGTGACATCATACAATGACAACACGCTGCCTGCTGACCAGACTCTGACGAAAAGTCCATCAGattttgctgatgtgtttgGAGATGGCGATAGGTCTCCTAAGGTAGGAATATATCTCATGCCCTATTTTCAATAA